In the genome of Desulfobacteraceae bacterium, one region contains:
- the rpsG gene encoding 30S ribosomal protein S7: protein MPRRREVPERVIIPDSVFNSKLVAKFTNSIMLDGKKSVAERIVYKAFDIIEEKTKEDPLKIFEQAIDNVRPTIEVKSRRVGGSTYQVPTEIRPSRRTALGIRWLIGFAQKRSEKGMARKLAGELLDAANRRGSAIKKKEDTHKMAEANKAFAHYRW, encoded by the coding sequence TCCCAGAGCGGGTGATCATCCCGGACTCCGTGTTTAACAGCAAGCTTGTGGCTAAATTCACCAATTCCATCATGCTGGACGGCAAAAAGAGCGTTGCCGAGCGGATTGTCTACAAGGCCTTCGACATTATTGAGGAAAAAACCAAGGAAGATCCGCTCAAAATTTTCGAGCAGGCGATCGATAACGTGCGCCCCACCATCGAGGTGAAGTCACGCCGGGTGGGGGGGTCCACCTACCAGGTGCCGACCGAAATTCGGCCCTCGCGCCGGACCGCGCTGGGCATCCGCTGGTTGATCGGTTTTGCTCAGAAGCGTTCCGAAAAGGGGATGGCACGCAAGCTCGCCGGTGAGTTGCTGGACGCGGCCAACCGGCGAGGATCGGCAATCAAGAAAAAAGAAGATACCCACAAGATGGCGGAAGCCAACAAGGC